From a single Paramormyrops kingsleyae isolate MSU_618 chromosome 14, PKINGS_0.4, whole genome shotgun sequence genomic region:
- the fbxo30a gene encoding F-box only protein 30a, translating into MEEQHRHCANCVNRRCMIRPEPGVSCDLVGCSLVCGAVFHSCKAGEHRLLCPRERVPCVNSDFGCPFTVPRHKIAAHLKVCPASVVCCTMEWNRWPVSYADRKSYENLSKDIDVVEQLDMALALQDQRMLLESLKVASMASKNVDKRASLGEEVPVVSTLPDAKIANGIIGIDEESYGELYQATVETSRSLVAALDILSNTTKEMDLVNGNITEKKSGTTEAHSEGSREEDLDLEYADRQECDTESDCELGAVGGTDCEFPVGALSDGNKWMEQNGLVEVLEDRLEEDGMTGFDRRLPRNGFHPVWGEQIKPGWDEMDLDAAEFRQPEMDSFEIGQPENDLEVPYHSISFEAQELPGSQPPALALPLALPLPIEFPDLVHGDALQHLPVVFEDRWLARKMHNLQMLRGMSICTLNGRRAFFTDACPFRVKKEDKSVDTSDLEVTDDPMGLHGIDVITAALLFCLGDSPGGRGISDSRFVDGCRIDLGTQTFSFPSAILATKTMVGDIASAPACDHANPQLSNPSPFHTLRLDLVLECVARYQTKQRSMFTFVCGQLFRRDEFSSHFKNVHGDIHAGLNGWMEHRCPLACYGCTYSQRRFCPSVQGFRIIHDRHLRSFGVQPSVPTPAARPLSDRMCAFASQWDGLSSLPFEVLQHIASFLDGFSLCQFSRVSHLMRDVCASLLMVRGMVVLLWEKTLLPNGSSSWQIKDKVWQFSTAFGTVDEWKFANIASMADHLKECKFNTVERREEAVPLPCMCYTRELTREGRSLRSVLKPLL; encoded by the exons ATGGAGGAACAGCACAGGCACTGCGCAAACTGCGTAAACCGGAGGTGCATGATCAGGCCGGAGCCTGGAGTTTCCTGCGACCTGGTCGGTTGCTCCCTGGTGTGCGGCGCGGTCTTCCACTCGTGTAAAGCTGGAGAGCACCGCCTGCTCTGTCCTCGTGAAAGAGTGCCATGTGTGAACAGTGACTTCGGGTGTCCCTTCACCGTCCCCCGGCACAAAATCGCCGCCCACCTCAAAGTGTGCCCGGCGAGCGTGGTGTGTTGCACCATGGAGTGGAATCGCTGGCCCGTCAGCTACGCCGACCGCAAGTCCTATGAGAACCTGAGCAAGGATATCGACGTGGTGGAGCAGCTTGACATGGCTTTGGCCCTGCAAGATCAACGGATGCTGTTGGAGTCGCTCAAAGTAGCATCCATGGCGTCCAAAAATGTCGACAAAAGGGCTAGCTTGGGTGAGGAAGTACCTGTAGTGTCAACACTTCCAGACGCTAAAATAGCTAATGGAATCATCGGTATAGACGAGGAGTCTTACGGTGAGCTCTATCAAGCTACAGTAGAAACCAGCAGAAGTTTAGTGGCAGCTTTAGATATCCTCAGTAACACAACCAAGGAAATGGACTTAGTCAATGGAAACATAACGGAGAAAAAGTCAGGGACAACTGAGGCACACAGCGAGGGAAGCAGAGAGGAAGACTTGGACCTGGAGTATGCAGATAGGCAGGAGTGTGACACAGAGTCTGATTGTGAGCTTGGAGCAGTAGGGGGAACTGATTGTGAATTTCCAGTAGGTGCCTTGAGTGATGGGAACAAGTGGATGGAACAGAATGGATTAGTAGAAGTTTTAGAGGATAGGTTGGAGGAGGATGGAATGACGGGGTTTGACAGGAGACTGCCACGCAATGGTTTCCACCCTGTATGGGGTGAACAGATCAAGCCTGGTTGGGATGAGATGGACTTGGATGCGGCTGAGTTCAGACAGCCTGAGATGGACTCTTTCGAAATCGGTCAGCCTGAAAATGACCTGGAGGTGCCTTACCATTCCATATCTTTCGAAGCCCAGGAGCTGCCAGGTTCCCAGCCTCCAGCACTGGCGCTACCACTGGCGCTACCACTTCCAATTGAGTTTCCTGACCTGGTGCATGGAGATGCTCTGCAGCACCTACCTGTTGTCTTTGAGGACAGATGGTTGGCGCGCAAGATGCATAACCTGCAGATGCTCAGGGGCATGAGCATATGCACGCTAAACGGTCGCCGGGCTTTCTTCACCGATGCCTGCCCCTTCCGTGTGAAGAAGGAAGACAAATCGGTGGATACCTCTGATCTGGAAGTGACCGACGACCCAATGGGTCTCCACGGAATTGACGTCATTACCGCGGCCTTGCTCTTCTGCCTGGGAGACTCCCCTGGAGGCCGAGGGATCTCAGACAGCCGATTCGTTGACGGCTGCCGCATCGACTTGGGCACTCAGACCTTCTCCTTCCCTTCCGCCATATTGGCGACCAAGACCATGGTGGGCGATATAGCATCGGCTCCCGCCTGCGACCACGCCAACCCACAGCTCTCCAACCCAAGCCCCTTTCACACTCTCCGGCTGGACCTGGTCCTCGAGTGCGTGGCTCGCTACCAGACCAAGCAGCGCTCCATGTTTACCTTCGTGTGCGGCCAGCTCTTCCGCCGAGACGAGTTCTCTtcccacttcaaaaacgtccaTGGGGACATTCATGCAGGCCTCAATGGCTGGATGGAGCATCGCTGTCCCCTAGCCTGCTATGGCTGCACCTACTCCCAGAGGCGGTTCTGCCCGTCTGTGCAGGGTTTCCGGATCATCCACGACCGCCACCTGAGGTCCTTTGGGGTTCAGCCCAGCGTTCCTACACCGGCCGCCAGACCCCTCTCAGACAGGATGTGTGCATTTGCGTCGCAGTGGGACGGTCTGAGTAGCCTTCCCTTTGAGGTTCTGCAGCACATCGCCTCCTTCCTGGATGGCTTTAGCCTGTGCCAGTTCTCCAGGGTGTCGCACCTGATGAGGGACGTCTGTGCCAGCCTCCTGATGGTGCGTGGGATGGTCGTACTGCTGTGGGAGAAGACTCTCCTGCCTAATGGGTCGTCATCGTGGCAGATAAAGGACAAG GTGTGGCAGTTTAGCACAGCCTTTGGCACCGTGGATGAGTGGAAGTTCGCCAACATCGCCAGCATGGCCGACCACCTGAAAGAGTGCAAGTTCAACACTGTGGAGCGGCGCGAGGAGGCTGTGCCCCTACCGTGCATGTGCTACACTAGAGAGCTCACCAGAGAGGGCCGCTCGCTGCGCTCTGTCCTCAAGCCTCTGCTATGA